One Paenibacillus sp. FSL W8-0186 genomic window carries:
- the yycH gene encoding two-component system activity regulator YycH, translating to MKETVKSFLLTLLVVCSLVQSYFLIYRLPGSDPVVKTENDYIKTENMGAEMRAEELIFPAQISVHMGENQHTVFYPDSMFYDLIYSRLKGRMFEGFQRNAVDNMNWTEIRSKYPGVELQFGSGVPVSLLQKVMQISADPLFEEESIHRILIYTGENEERARVFFFSSHGDVVSEATKADLTVQDVRQQVDFGKDWIPYTLKDGYYIPEKPIDMVETLLKVGVFSTEQIQGSLFFDPSITRIIREKDGSEIYTDSKRSLQVRQDGNWINYTDPAAPSAGENSPASNALSSIDFVNQHGGWNGSYRLEQMDGSDEMDGVVFRQYFGNGQFGAFPIMDFRSFRFGTISLDLRQGTITGYERSLLYVKAGDWDKQVVQLSGGQELRDKIEKLSNVINLYPAYLPSLSQEGLLLKPTWIVELSSGAVHELN from the coding sequence GTGAAGGAAACGGTGAAATCTTTCCTGCTTACTTTGCTTGTCGTCTGTAGTCTGGTGCAGAGTTATTTTCTGATTTACCGGCTCCCGGGCAGCGATCCAGTGGTCAAGACGGAGAATGATTATATCAAGACGGAGAATATGGGGGCGGAGATGCGGGCTGAGGAGCTCATATTTCCGGCACAAATATCCGTTCACATGGGTGAGAACCAGCACACGGTGTTTTACCCGGATTCGATGTTCTACGATTTGATATACTCCCGCCTGAAAGGGCGGATGTTCGAAGGATTTCAGCGCAACGCCGTAGACAATATGAACTGGACGGAAATCCGCAGCAAATATCCGGGCGTAGAGCTTCAGTTCGGCAGCGGCGTGCCCGTATCGCTTCTGCAAAAGGTGATGCAAATATCCGCTGATCCGCTGTTTGAGGAGGAGAGTATCCACCGGATATTGATCTATACCGGGGAAAATGAGGAACGGGCGCGCGTCTTCTTCTTCAGCTCCCACGGGGATGTCGTGTCTGAGGCAACGAAGGCCGATTTGACGGTGCAGGACGTGAGGCAGCAGGTCGATTTCGGCAAGGACTGGATCCCGTACACGCTGAAGGATGGCTATTATATTCCGGAGAAGCCCATTGATATGGTAGAGACCCTGCTGAAGGTAGGCGTGTTCTCAACCGAGCAGATTCAGGGCAGCCTGTTCTTTGACCCGAGTATTACGAGAATCATACGCGAGAAGGACGGTTCAGAAATTTATACGGACAGTAAGCGGAGCCTGCAGGTAAGGCAGGATGGGAACTGGATTAACTATACCGATCCGGCGGCGCCGTCTGCAGGCGAGAACAGCCCGGCAAGCAATGCGTTATCCTCGATCGACTTCGTGAATCAGCATGGCGGCTGGAACGGCAGCTACCGCTTGGAGCAAATGGACGGTTCGGATGAGATGGACGGGGTGGTATTCCGCCAGTATTTCGGGAATGGGCAGTTTGGGGCTTTTCCGATTATGGATTTCCGGTCCTTCCGTTTCGGAACCATCTCGCTGGACCTGCGGCAAGGCACGATTACAGGATATGAACGTTCCTTGCTATATGTCAAAGCGGGAGACTGGGACAAGCAGGTCGTTCAGCTGTCCGGCGGCCAGGAGCTGAGGGACAAGATCGAGAAGCTGTCTAACGTCATCAACCTGTACCCGGCGTATTTGCCTTCGCTGAGCCAGGAGGGGCTGCTGCTGAAGCCGACCTGGATCGTCGAGCTGAGCAGCGGCGCTGTACATGAGCTGAATTAG
- the walK gene encoding cell wall metabolism sensor histidine kinase WalK encodes MNLPSFFRTIQAKLIMIYVLLILIAMQLIGVYFVSAMKTSLTSNFTKELQERAALLSVLAAQNLGVTGESADASLDNLSVLVNNLFNINGAEIQVLDASGRVLTTSKPSHADYVGTKNTQTVVSRALQGIRDNEEYMIDEDNVRKKVVAKPVVRDGKTVGAIYIAASMTELYDTMERINSIFISGLLLALALTAVLGVILAHTITSPIKELTRRATAVAEGRFHQKMPVLGNDEIGQLSKAFNYMTSRLQDALAQNEEEKEKLASILTNMSDGVIAADEKYQVILMNRRASEMLRVQEEAVSGKDIMTLLHLPLEERAVLERGTMHSAILEIDSPEGDMFLIRVTFTPIHRREFGISGTIAVLQDVTEQEKLEASRREFVANVSHELRTPLTTIKSYTEALEDGALQDPELGPRFASVIQNQTDRMIRLVTDLLHLSRLDSKEALLRKQSIGVLEMLEEVVDRFSFQMQEKGVHPEIFIEKGVDTAWMDRDQIDQVLDNLISNAMKYTSEGGKIAFEARRVDDGMIAISIQDNGIGIPKRDLERIFERFYRVDKARARNMGGTGLGLSIAREIVKAHGGTISLESELGEGTKVTFTLPTQEQGGEGR; translated from the coding sequence ATGAATCTGCCCTCCTTCTTCCGTACGATCCAGGCTAAGCTGATCATGATTTATGTGCTCCTGATCCTGATCGCGATGCAGTTGATCGGGGTCTATTTCGTGAGCGCCATGAAAACCTCGCTGACCAGCAACTTTACGAAGGAGCTTCAAGAGCGGGCAGCATTGCTATCGGTGCTGGCTGCGCAAAACTTGGGGGTTACCGGAGAATCGGCAGATGCATCGCTAGACAATTTAAGTGTCCTCGTCAACAATTTATTCAATATTAACGGCGCTGAGATTCAGGTGCTGGATGCGAGCGGCCGGGTTCTGACAACCTCCAAGCCATCGCATGCCGATTACGTCGGCACGAAGAATACACAAACGGTAGTCAGCCGGGCATTGCAGGGCATACGCGACAATGAAGAGTATATGATCGATGAAGATAATGTTCGCAAGAAGGTGGTAGCCAAGCCCGTCGTAAGAGACGGAAAGACGGTTGGCGCCATTTATATCGCGGCATCGATGACCGAGCTCTACGATACGATGGAGCGGATCAATAGCATATTCATTTCCGGCTTATTGCTGGCCCTTGCTTTGACCGCTGTATTGGGCGTTATCCTCGCACATACGATCACATCGCCGATCAAGGAGCTGACCCGGCGGGCGACGGCGGTGGCGGAAGGACGGTTCCATCAGAAAATGCCGGTGCTCGGCAACGATGAGATCGGCCAGTTGAGCAAGGCGTTCAACTATATGACAAGCCGGCTGCAGGATGCGCTGGCACAGAATGAGGAAGAGAAGGAGAAGCTGGCCTCTATTCTTACCAATATGAGCGACGGCGTTATCGCCGCGGATGAGAAATATCAGGTCATTCTGATGAACCGCAGAGCCAGCGAGATGCTGCGGGTTCAAGAGGAGGCAGTTAGCGGCAAGGATATTATGACGCTGCTGCATTTGCCGCTGGAGGAACGGGCTGTACTGGAGCGGGGAACGATGCACTCGGCTATTCTGGAGATCGATTCTCCGGAAGGGGACATGTTTCTCATCCGCGTAACGTTTACGCCGATTCACCGGCGGGAATTCGGCATCAGCGGGACGATTGCCGTACTGCAGGACGTGACGGAGCAGGAGAAGCTGGAGGCGTCCCGAAGGGAGTTCGTCGCGAACGTCTCCCACGAATTGCGGACGCCGCTGACGACGATCAAGAGCTATACCGAGGCGCTGGAGGACGGCGCGCTGCAGGACCCAGAGCTTGGTCCGCGGTTCGCTTCCGTCATTCAGAATCAGACGGACCGGATGATCCGGCTTGTTACGGATCTGCTTCATTTATCCCGTCTCGATTCGAAAGAAGCTCTGCTGCGCAAGCAGTCGATCGGCGTTCTGGAAATGCTGGAAGAGGTCGTGGATCGATTCTCCTTCCAAATGCAGGAGAAGGGAGTTCATCCGGAAATCTTTATCGAGAAAGGTGTCGATACCGCCTGGATGGACCGGGATCAAATCGATCAAGTGCTGGACAATTTAATATCCAATGCGATGAAATATACGTCAGAAGGCGGAAAGATTGCTTTTGAGGCGCGCCGGGTGGATGACGGCATGATTGCCATATCGATCCAGGACAACGGAATCGGTATTCCGAAGCGCGATTTAGAGCGTATTTTTGAGAGATTTTACCGAGTGGACAAGGCTAGAGCCCGCAATATGGGTGGAACCGGCCTTGGCCTGTCCATTGCCCGGGAAATTGTGAAGGCCCATGGCGGTACGATTTCTTTGGAATCTGAGCTGGGGGAAGGCACCAAAGTAACCTTTACACTGCCTACACAGGAGCAAGGAGGCGAGGGACGGTGA
- the yycF gene encoding response regulator YycF, with amino-acid sequence MLGKILVVDDERPIADILKFNLEKEGYEVILAFDGIEAVELAFNEQPDLILLDLMLPGKDGMDVCREVRARLQTPIIMLTAKDGEIDKVLGLELGADDYVTKPFSTRELLARVKAQMRRQQKPAQLESAEGKQGISLFELFIDTDMYTVYKNGEPLDLTHREFELVHYLVKNAGKVMTREHLLQAVWGYDYFGDVRTVDVTIRRLREKIESDPSKPEYILTRRGLGYMMRSSKAGGF; translated from the coding sequence ATGCTAGGTAAAATTTTAGTCGTGGACGATGAGCGTCCAATTGCCGATATTTTGAAATTCAATCTAGAAAAAGAAGGGTACGAGGTAATCCTTGCTTTCGATGGAATCGAGGCTGTAGAGCTGGCATTCAACGAGCAGCCCGATCTCATTCTGCTTGATTTGATGCTGCCCGGCAAGGATGGCATGGATGTGTGCAGAGAGGTGCGCGCCAGACTGCAGACGCCGATCATTATGCTGACCGCCAAGGATGGCGAAATCGATAAGGTGCTTGGGCTGGAGCTTGGAGCCGATGATTATGTGACGAAGCCGTTTAGCACACGGGAGCTTCTCGCCCGGGTAAAGGCGCAAATGCGGCGGCAGCAGAAGCCGGCTCAGCTGGAAAGCGCCGAGGGCAAACAGGGAATCAGCTTGTTTGAGCTGTTTATCGATACAGATATGTATACGGTGTACAAAAATGGCGAACCGTTAGACTTGACTCACCGGGAGTTCGAGCTGGTTCATTATCTGGTGAAGAATGCTGGAAAAGTGATGACCCGAGAGCATCTGCTGCAGGCGGTATGGGGTTATGACTATTTCGGAGACGTGCGGACGGTGGACGTGACGATTCGCCGGCTGCGTGAGAAGATTGAGAGTGATCCGAGCAAGCCCGAGTATATTTTGACCCGGCGCGGGCTTGGCTATATGATGCGCAGCTCCAAGGCGGGTGGATTCTAG
- a CDS encoding response regulator transcription factor, translating into MATIMLVDDDPHIRELICLYLSKEGFRPIQAENGAVALKMMEQEIADLVVLDIMMPVMDGWELCAELRRLYPDTPLLMVTAKGETGQKIKGFDLGADDYVVKPFEPLELVARIKVLLKRYKIASSQSIQLGNILLDRQSYKVIRGSEEFMLPPKEFELLFKLGSYPGQIFTREQLIEQIWGPDYTGDDRTVDVHIKRLRERFPASGQEAHSFHIATVYGLGYRLVVDK; encoded by the coding sequence ATGGCCACCATTATGCTCGTCGATGACGATCCCCATATACGCGAACTGATTTGTCTCTATTTATCGAAGGAAGGATTCCGCCCCATTCAGGCCGAAAACGGCGCCGTGGCGCTGAAAATGATGGAGCAGGAAATCGCCGACCTGGTTGTACTCGACATCATGATGCCGGTCATGGACGGCTGGGAGCTGTGCGCTGAGCTGCGCCGCCTGTACCCGGATACGCCGCTGCTCATGGTTACTGCGAAGGGCGAAACTGGGCAAAAAATCAAGGGCTTTGATCTGGGCGCCGACGATTATGTCGTGAAGCCGTTTGAGCCGCTCGAGCTGGTGGCCCGGATCAAAGTGCTGCTCAAGCGCTACAAAATCGCTTCTTCCCAAAGCATTCAGCTCGGGAACATTTTGCTGGACCGCCAAAGCTATAAAGTGATCCGCGGCTCCGAAGAGTTCATGCTCCCGCCTAAGGAATTCGAGCTTCTATTTAAGCTCGGAAGCTATCCCGGGCAGATTTTTACCCGCGAGCAGCTGATTGAACAAATCTGGGGTCCGGACTATACAGGGGATGACCGTACGGTTGATGTCCATATCAAAAGGTTGCGCGAACGCTTCCCCGCAAGCGGCCAGGAGGCACACTCCTTTCATATCGCCACCGTATACGGGCTCGGCTACCGGCTTGTGGTGGACAAATGA
- a CDS encoding HAMP domain-containing sensor histidine kinase produces the protein MIKSLYVRIVVMFLVAILVSLLTSTMVIGYLYQRQIQDQTQDYMITFGQSLIRIFERVGYDRRALVMDDIKDLANMVSMQIFDGSLSEEKYGSDSLIEVSREQVERVLQGETLKSTTSEGHTYVGLPFGHQGQSYAMFIEPSSNSQVGYPIGGMILTGITVLLVGGSLFFVVEAAFLIQPLRKMTEATKRMAKGDFSSELKARRKDELGVLVQSFNEMRRQLQQIEEMRQDFVSNVSHEIQSPLTSIRGFAKALKENDTLDHKNRDRYLDIIIAESERMSRMSDNLLHLASLESKHHPFHPVTFRLDEQIRQTAVALEPQWAAKSIAIDLDLPVVKIFGDRDQLDQVWINLLGNSIRFTPEGGKIAIDVRRGIHQVSVTIKDTGIGIAPEDQAQIFERFYKADRSRNRVYNGNGLGLAIVKRIVDLHHGHIEVRSKPGTGTEITVTLPS, from the coding sequence ATGATCAAATCGCTATATGTCCGTATTGTTGTGATGTTTCTGGTAGCCATTCTCGTCAGCCTGCTGACTTCTACAATGGTTATCGGTTATTTATACCAGCGTCAGATCCAGGATCAAACCCAGGACTACATGATCACTTTCGGCCAAAGCCTGATCCGGATTTTCGAGCGGGTCGGATACGACCGCCGGGCTCTGGTGATGGACGACATCAAGGATCTGGCCAATATGGTCAGCATGCAAATTTTCGACGGCTCCCTGTCCGAGGAAAAATACGGCTCCGATTCCCTAATCGAAGTAAGCCGGGAGCAAGTCGAACGCGTGCTTCAAGGGGAGACCTTGAAGAGCACTACCTCTGAAGGACATACCTATGTAGGGCTGCCTTTCGGGCATCAAGGCCAAAGCTATGCCATGTTTATCGAACCAAGCTCGAACAGCCAGGTCGGTTATCCAATCGGCGGCATGATCCTCACGGGGATCACTGTCCTGTTGGTGGGCGGCAGCCTGTTTTTCGTTGTGGAAGCCGCCTTTTTGATCCAGCCTTTGCGTAAAATGACGGAAGCGACGAAGCGGATGGCCAAAGGGGATTTCAGCAGCGAACTGAAAGCGCGGCGCAAAGACGAATTGGGCGTCCTGGTGCAGAGTTTTAACGAAATGCGTCGGCAGCTGCAGCAAATTGAGGAGATGCGCCAGGACTTCGTCTCTAACGTCTCGCACGAAATTCAATCGCCGCTTACGTCCATCCGCGGCTTTGCCAAGGCGCTGAAGGAGAACGATACGCTGGACCATAAAAACCGGGATCGATATTTAGACATCATTATCGCGGAGAGCGAGCGAATGTCCCGAATGAGCGACAATCTGCTGCATTTGGCCTCGCTTGAGTCGAAGCATCATCCGTTCCATCCCGTCACATTCCGGCTCGATGAACAGATCCGGCAAACGGCTGTTGCTCTGGAACCGCAATGGGCCGCCAAATCGATTGCGATCGATCTGGATCTGCCTGTCGTCAAAATTTTCGGTGACCGGGACCAGCTGGATCAAGTGTGGATCAACCTGCTGGGAAACAGCATCCGCTTTACGCCGGAAGGCGGCAAAATCGCCATTGACGTCCGGCGAGGCATCCACCAGGTTTCCGTGACGATCAAAGATACGGGAATCGGCATTGCACCGGAGGATCAGGCTCAAATATTCGAACGGTTCTACAAGGCGGACCGCTCCCGCAACCGGGTATATAATGGCAACGGTCTGGGCCTGGCGATCGTCAAAAGAATCGTAGACCTGCATCACGGCCATATCGAAGTGCGCAGCAAGCCCGGAACCGGAACGGAAATCACGGTCACCCTGCCATCTTGA
- a CDS encoding efflux RND transporter permease subunit, with protein sequence MNKLTSFSMKNIGALFIMIIMLFGGGLYAAGNLKTEIMPDISIPMVYITAQYPGSPSDVMEQVTKPIEKKIANMEGVTSLDSTSSDNFATIIVMLTDKADPEKKKQDIESLLQEVNLPASASTPKVATFGFASIPAYYFAIYGQNGMSQSELDQWYANEIKPELESIPGYDHMDEIGARETKLTIKLDAGKLNDFGLSPGQVSGQVRQNLTSLPAGAVDLDGSSLMARVKGDTNSVYNLENMDLLTANGTRVRLNQLGKVESISESDFVARLNQQPAIGIQLYKTSEANAVDFAGKVESLFADWEQKLPDIGFKTIYDTSELVSSSISGMVHEGLTGALLAALVILLFLRNIRMTLIVLVSIPLSILITLLVMNSLDISLNILTLGGMFIAIGRVVDDSIVVIENIYSHLQKAQERGESVIKLATREVGAAITSSTLTTVGVFAPLAFVSGMVGQLFQPFAITLSTAMLASLLVALTVIPMLAKVMVLRGATIKHHEVKAGRSTAFYRRVLEWSLRHRIKTLLAAGILFIASIIGTVPFLAVTLMPEEEPPRQFYFVIKMPYETSLKTMDAKVKDMEEILHLAKTADGQPQFTFTEALIGFDGSTEATPYRAQIFTEVSEGSNVKTVQEQYKNILMAELPVDSELDVRSLEGNSAGGTDFQYSLKGDDLNRLVEASALLKEKLKDFPEIKEVEDSLSDAKKELEIEVDQNKVWQYGLSASTVQQTVAGWLAEDEIGDVKLDNITYTTTVQLDKSGIDTLSKLGDIPFRTGSGSIVYLKEVAKLNIINAASSIQRNDQEQVVNITAKIDSQNKGGVAGQVAMALDQVELPDGVSREVGGINEDIGESFSQLFVAMGAAVFIVYLIMVIAFGNLSAPFVILFSLPLAVIGGLLGLLISGEALSITSLIGFMMLIGIVVTNAILLIDRTQQLRDEGYTVRHALVEAGMLRLRPIIMTAVVTMVAMLPLALGFTEGGAIISKGMAVVVIGGLVTSTILTLVVVPVVYELLESFKNRMGRLFRRRGRVDKSSDDISEGVVSQ encoded by the coding sequence ATGAACAAACTAACTAGTTTTTCCATGAAGAATATAGGCGCCTTGTTTATCATGATCATCATGTTGTTTGGCGGCGGCCTGTATGCGGCTGGGAATTTAAAGACGGAGATCATGCCGGACATCTCGATTCCCATGGTATACATAACGGCCCAATATCCCGGGTCTCCCAGCGACGTCATGGAACAAGTAACCAAGCCGATAGAGAAAAAGATAGCCAATATGGAGGGAGTTACCTCGCTGGACTCTACGTCGAGCGACAACTTTGCGACCATTATAGTCATGTTGACTGATAAGGCCGACCCCGAAAAGAAAAAGCAGGATATTGAAAGCTTGCTCCAAGAGGTCAATCTTCCCGCTTCGGCCAGCACTCCGAAGGTGGCCACCTTCGGTTTCGCCTCAATTCCGGCTTATTACTTCGCCATCTATGGCCAAAATGGCATGAGCCAGTCAGAGCTGGATCAATGGTATGCGAACGAGATCAAACCCGAACTCGAATCGATCCCCGGCTACGACCACATGGACGAAATCGGAGCGCGGGAAACGAAGCTTACCATCAAGCTTGATGCCGGGAAGCTGAACGATTTTGGCCTTAGTCCCGGACAAGTATCCGGCCAGGTTCGCCAAAACCTCACCTCGCTGCCGGCAGGAGCCGTCGATCTTGATGGCAGCTCTTTGATGGCCCGCGTAAAGGGCGACACCAACAGCGTGTACAACTTAGAAAATATGGATCTGCTGACCGCAAACGGTACCCGGGTTCGCTTGAATCAGCTGGGCAAGGTCGAATCGATTTCGGAATCTGATTTTGTAGCTCGCCTGAATCAGCAGCCAGCCATCGGCATCCAACTGTACAAAACGAGCGAGGCCAACGCCGTAGATTTCGCGGGGAAAGTCGAGTCCCTGTTCGCAGACTGGGAGCAGAAGCTTCCCGATATCGGCTTTAAGACGATTTATGACACTTCGGAACTAGTCAGTTCCTCCATTAGCGGGATGGTGCATGAGGGGCTCACCGGCGCGCTGCTGGCGGCGCTCGTCATCCTGCTGTTCCTGCGGAATATACGCATGACCTTGATCGTTCTGGTCTCGATCCCGCTTTCGATCCTAATTACGCTGCTCGTTATGAATTCTTTGGACATTTCCCTGAACATTCTGACGCTCGGAGGTATGTTCATCGCAATCGGACGGGTCGTGGACGACAGTATCGTCGTTATCGAAAATATATATTCGCATTTGCAGAAGGCTCAGGAACGCGGCGAATCGGTCATTAAGCTGGCCACCCGCGAAGTCGGCGCAGCCATTACGTCATCCACGCTGACGACGGTCGGGGTTTTTGCCCCGCTCGCATTTGTCAGCGGTATGGTCGGACAATTGTTCCAGCCCTTTGCAATTACATTGTCTACCGCCATGCTGGCATCGCTACTCGTAGCCTTGACGGTGATCCCGATGCTAGCGAAGGTAATGGTGCTCCGTGGAGCAACAATTAAGCACCATGAAGTGAAGGCTGGGCGTTCAACGGCCTTTTACCGCCGTGTCCTGGAATGGTCGCTGCGCCACCGAATTAAAACGCTGCTGGCGGCAGGAATTTTGTTCATCGCGTCAATTATCGGAACAGTACCATTTTTAGCGGTCACCTTAATGCCAGAGGAAGAGCCACCGCGGCAGTTTTACTTCGTAATTAAGATGCCATATGAAACTTCTTTGAAAACCATGGATGCCAAAGTCAAAGACATGGAAGAGATTTTGCATCTAGCGAAGACGGCCGATGGCCAGCCGCAATTTACCTTTACTGAAGCGCTGATCGGATTTGACGGCTCCACGGAGGCAACGCCTTACCGGGCGCAGATCTTCACCGAAGTTAGCGAAGGCAGCAATGTCAAAACTGTTCAGGAGCAATACAAAAATATTTTGATGGCTGAATTGCCGGTAGACTCTGAATTGGACGTTAGATCCCTAGAGGGTAATTCGGCGGGCGGCACCGACTTCCAATACTCCCTGAAAGGGGATGATCTGAATCGGTTGGTTGAAGCCTCTGCGCTGCTGAAGGAGAAGCTAAAGGATTTTCCAGAAATTAAGGAAGTGGAAGACTCCCTCAGCGATGCCAAGAAGGAGCTTGAGATCGAAGTCGATCAGAACAAGGTTTGGCAATACGGATTGAGCGCCTCTACGGTACAGCAGACCGTCGCCGGTTGGCTGGCCGAGGATGAAATCGGTGATGTCAAGCTGGATAACATCACTTACACGACAACGGTTCAACTGGATAAATCGGGCATCGATACGCTGTCCAAGCTGGGGGATATCCCGTTCCGTACGGGGAGCGGCTCCATCGTTTACCTGAAAGAGGTGGCGAAGCTGAATATTATCAACGCCGCCTCCAGTATTCAGCGCAACGACCAGGAACAGGTCGTGAACATTACCGCCAAAATCGACAGCCAAAACAAGGGCGGCGTTGCCGGTCAAGTCGCGATGGCTCTGGATCAGGTTGAGCTTCCTGACGGTGTATCGCGCGAAGTCGGCGGGATTAACGAAGATATCGGAGAAAGCTTCTCCCAGCTGTTTGTCGCTATGGGGGCCGCCGTATTTATCGTCTATCTCATCATGGTTATTGCTTTCGGCAATCTGAGCGCACCGTTTGTCATCCTGTTCTCGCTGCCGCTTGCCGTCATCGGCGGTTTGCTTGGTCTGTTGATCAGCGGTGAAGCGCTGAGCATCACCTCGCTGATCGGCTTCATGATGCTGATCGGGATCGTCGTGACCAACGCAATTCTGCTTATCGACCGGACGCAGCAGCTTCGCGACGAAGGCTATACCGTTCGCCACGCCTTGGTTGAAGCGGGCATGCTTCGCCTAAGACCGATCATCATGACTGCAGTCGTAACTATGGTCGCCATGCTGCCGCTTGCGCTTGGGTTTACCGAAGGCGGAGCGATCATTTCGAAAGGCATGGCCGTCGTCGTGATCGGCGGACTCGTTACGTCAACGATTCTGACATTGGTCGTCGTTCCGGTCGTCTACGAATTACTGGAATCATTCAAGAACCGGATGGGCCGTCTGTTCCGAAGAAGGGGCCGAGTCGATAAATCATCCGACGACATCAGTGAGGGAGTGGTAAGTCAATGA
- a CDS encoding efflux RND transporter periplasmic adaptor subunit → MRNKRWIQIIMGSALLAVGGTALAGCNAPQETQMEVQKTIQKPAVKISDAQKRSIGAPQETVAEVTASAERDVVVKASGDVLKALKKRGDQVKQGELLFELDPADVLLQKQKAEIGLRTAQNNLKEGQFAAQDDPDALQPLKDQIRMAQIDIEQINRTLDNYKVTAPISGILTDFSIEPGMTITQGIVGKIQQINPVKIKANITEENAKLLKGKTELSFYAADRPDQLFKGKIVYFADIMDTMNRTYELELQADNANLALKPGTKVQLRLTDEAEQEVLTIPTTAIIREESNTYVYLFSGGKVEKRQVELGRLNELYQEVIEGLATGDQVVVSGQHQLKDNQEVEVLAAN, encoded by the coding sequence ATGAGAAACAAACGATGGATACAAATTATAATGGGCAGCGCGCTGCTGGCCGTAGGCGGAACAGCCCTGGCCGGCTGCAATGCCCCTCAGGAAACGCAGATGGAAGTACAGAAGACCATACAGAAACCCGCTGTCAAGATCAGTGATGCTCAAAAGAGAAGCATTGGCGCTCCTCAGGAGACGGTAGCCGAAGTGACAGCTTCAGCGGAAAGAGATGTCGTGGTCAAAGCAAGCGGTGACGTGCTAAAAGCGTTGAAAAAGCGTGGTGATCAGGTAAAACAGGGGGAACTGCTGTTTGAGCTGGATCCAGCCGATGTGCTGCTGCAGAAGCAAAAGGCCGAAATCGGGCTCCGCACGGCCCAGAATAATCTGAAAGAGGGCCAGTTTGCTGCGCAAGACGATCCGGATGCCCTGCAGCCGCTGAAAGATCAAATTCGAATGGCACAAATCGATATCGAGCAAATCAACCGCACCTTGGACAATTATAAAGTGACCGCTCCAATCAGCGGCATTCTGACCGATTTCTCGATTGAACCCGGCATGACTATAACCCAAGGGATCGTTGGCAAAATTCAGCAGATCAACCCGGTCAAAATCAAGGCGAACATCACGGAAGAAAACGCCAAGCTACTTAAAGGCAAAACCGAGCTTTCGTTCTATGCGGCCGATCGGCCGGACCAGCTGTTCAAAGGGAAAATCGTCTATTTCGCCGACATCATGGACACAATGAACAGAACCTATGAGCTGGAGCTGCAAGCCGACAACGCCAACCTGGCCCTGAAGCCGGGAACCAAAGTGCAGCTGCGGCTGACCGATGAAGCAGAGCAGGAAGTGCTCACCATCCCAACTACGGCGATTATCCGGGAAGAGAGCAACACCTACGTCTACCTTTTCTCCGGTGGCAAAGTCGAGAAGCGGCAAGTGGAGCTCGGACGCCTCAACGAATTGTATCAGGAGGTCATCGAAGGCTTGGCCACGGGAGATCAGGTCGTGGTATCGGGCCAACACCAATTGAAAGACAATCAAGAGGTCGAAGTCCTTGCGGCAAATTGA